GCACCGCAATCTCATCATGCAAACCGGTATGAACACCGAGCAACATACAAGGTGAATGAGTCGGTTCAGCAAAAATACAATGGACATGATCACCAAAAGCCATCTTCAAGCCAAATGCGACACCACCGGGCCCACCACCAACGCCACATGGTAAGTAAACAAATAATGGGTGTTCTTTATCCACTGAAATATGTTGTTGCTCAAATTGCTGTTTGAGCCTTTGCCCTGCCACCGAATAACCAAGGAACAGGGTTTGCGAGTTTTCATCATCAATGAAAAAGCATCGAGGATCTTGTTCTGCCTCTTTACGTCCTTGCTCCACCGCAACGCCATAGTCTTGTTCATATTCAACAACGTTGACGCCATGCTCACGAAGTTTGCTTTTCTTCCAAGCTCTCGCGTCTGCCGACATATGAACAGAGACCGTAAAGCCTAATTTGGCACTCATGATACCGATCGACATGCCTAAATTACCTGTGGAGCCTACCGCAATGCTGTATTGTTGGAAGAAGTCACGAAATTCAGGTTTGAGCAACTTACTGTAGTCATCGCTCTCACACAATAACCCGGCTTCAATGGCAAGCTTCTCAGCATGCGTTAGTACTTCATAGATACCACCGCGCGCTTTGATTGAACCTGAAATCGGCAAATGGCTATCTTTCTTCATCATCAAACGCCCTTTTATTGGCTGCCGATAATGAGCTTCTAATGCTAACTTCATTGCAGGGATATCGATAAGCTCAGATTCGATGATGCCATTGGTCGCTTGAGTTTCAGGAAACGCCTTGGCTAGATAAGGAGCAAACCTTTGCAGCCTCATGCTCGCATCGTGAGTATCTTGTTCGCCTAATCCCACATAGGGTAAACCTTGCTTCAACGTCGTGATGTTTGGGTTAAACCAAGTCACTTCTTCCAGATCAACTAACCGTTGAAGCAATGGGAAGTCTGAAATGAGCTTGTCAATATTCAATACAGTCATGGGTGACCTTCTCTAGTAAAGCGCGAACTACGCTGGTTCAGTTATTAGTAAACCTATTTAAACGGTAGTTGTGTAATCATTCAATGATCTGTAGGCTAGCTTTTCTTCTCATAAGTAACCAATAGAGCAACCTATGAGGGCCTTTCTTCGTAATAGCACATTTCTGCAATTTTCGACTATGGTTCCGGGACTGCTGTTACTGCCATTCTTAGCCAAAAGTGAAAATCAACAATGGCTCATCACTCTTTGGATTAGCCAACTGCTCGACGTTTATTACCGCACTCTCTTTTGTTGACTTACGTACATCGAATAGCAGCCAAGCCGCATCGCTGGTGGATAAGCTTCATGCTCAAACCGATTCTTGGAGCGTTCCCATTCTGCTGATCGCATCTCTTGCATTTGCGTGCACGATTTTCACTGTACTGGCAGCAAGAGACAAAAAAGTCAGCGTTTAGGCCAAACAGGATGATTATGGCGTCGCGACTTTATTGCCTGCGACTGTCTTAATGTATTCACTTGGTGACACTCCAAACTTTCCTTTAAAGCGCTGGCTAAAACGCCCTTCAGATTGGTAGCCACAAGACTGGGCTAACATAGCGACGTTGTGCTGACCGCACTGCATTAAATACAGTGCGTGGCTTAAACGCACTTCCGCTAATACCTCACGATACTGCATACCTTCAAGTTTGAGTTTACGGATAAGCGTGGTGCGGCTCATCGCAAAATGTTCTGCTACTGACTCTAACGGGTGTTTCTCATCTGGAGAGTGGGAAAGATAGTGACTGAGCTTTTGACTAAAAGAGATGTTTGAGCTAGTAAACAGTCGATGCAATACACCCTTCTCCGCCAATTGCTGATATAAACCTTGCAACCAAAATTGCTGAGTCTCTTTGCTCATGCTTTGACGATCAAACGTAAACAAAGCACTCAATGAATCTTGCAAACTACGGTCGGCTTCTACAGTGGCTAGTCCTAACTCGTCTGAGCGCCGCTCACTAAAATCGAGCATCACTTGCGTAGGTTGAAAGTAAAAACTGAATACACGCGAAAGAAAACGCCCCTTATGCGGCATGTTTTCGAAACTCAGTGATGCCGACGCTTCACACAGCAATAGCTCCGAGTGTGTGAGTTCGGTTGATGAATTTTTCCAAAACAAGCGCTTACTGCCGGTGATGATCTGGATAATACTCGGGGATAGAATCCTCACATTTCGCAGCGTCTGTAATTGCTCAGATCGAAAGACGGTCACTTGATATTGATGATTCATCCCATCCCCTTGTTTGGTTGTATTTCTTGTAGCAATAATTGCTTATTGCTTTATTAACCAACTAACGAGTATAAGTCGTGGTTAATCTCGCTTTATCTAACGCCATGCTGTCCAACGTAAAACCGACCACAGCAGACGACGTGTTTTCATCTAGGTTAAGCTTATCCGTTGGTAACGCCCAAACAGTGAATTGGTAACGGTGCATACCGTCGTTCTCAGGAGGACAAGCACCACCAAAACCAATCGTCCCGTAATCGATGCGGCTTTCTTTACCACCCAGCTTAGAGATATCAACACCTCTAGGAAGCTCCTTTACCGATGAAGGGATATCAAACGCCACCCAATGCCAGAAGCCGCTTTCTGTTGGTGCGTCTGGGTCGTACGCTGTAATAGCAAAGCTTTTGGTACCTTCTGGCGCGTCTTTCCACATCAACTGCGGTGATAAGTTATCGCCATCACAGCCCCAGCTAGAGTATTCAAACGTCTTCGCCATAGGATGACCTTCTTGAATATCACTACTCGTTAGTTCAAATGCCTGAGCCGCCCCTGCAGCCAAAATACTCATTGCCAATATTGATTTACTAGTTGTTTTCATGGTGGTTCCTCTTATTAGATTTAAATCCAGTATAGTCACTTTCACTCTTAAAAAATGACAGTAAGTATACAATCACCCAACCTTGAACCAGTAAATGATACTTACTGAAATTCATCCTCATTATACAAGTACATAATTTTAGCTACCTGTATTATTTATCTTGCAGGCTTATCACAGTTTTAAATAAAAATGCACTTGTTGACATTCAGGTTACAAATCTCAACCAAAACTCTTTAGACTCGCCCTAATGACTTTTAATGAGAATGACTGGATGCGCAGGCTGACATTAGCCCTTTGTTTGACCCTTTGGCTCCCAACATTAGCCAATGCCCAAAGTTTGCAAAACAAATGGCAAACCCTGTATCAACTCAGTTGGCAATCGTCTCCTATCTCTATTTCTCAACAAGAGTTATCTCAGTATCCAAAAGTTCTGCTTCAGGAAAGCAGCCGCTACCCCGATTTCACCAAATTCAGTTGGGGCGATATCGCTGAGCTAGCCACAATACAAGATAGTTGCCTAGCGATTAAAAACACCAACCCTTTTTTGAATGATGCGATCGAATTCGAG
This genomic window from Vibrio toranzoniae contains:
- a CDS encoding D-serine ammonia-lyase → MTVLNIDKLISDFPLLQRLVDLEEVTWFNPNITTLKQGLPYVGLGEQDTHDASMRLQRFAPYLAKAFPETQATNGIIESELIDIPAMKLALEAHYRQPIKGRLMMKKDSHLPISGSIKARGGIYEVLTHAEKLAIEAGLLCESDDYSKLLKPEFRDFFQQYSIAVGSTGNLGMSIGIMSAKLGFTVSVHMSADARAWKKSKLREHGVNVVEYEQDYGVAVEQGRKEAEQDPRCFFIDDENSQTLFLGYSVAGQRLKQQFEQQHISVDKEHPLFVYLPCGVGGGPGGVAFGLKMAFGDHVHCIFAEPTHSPCMLLGVHTGLHDEIAVQDLGIDNFTAADGLAVGRASGFVGRAMERLLDGYYTLNDERMYQLLGELNQAEGVQLEPSALAGMPGAIHVEQNSEYLARLEIDESTLANATHLVWATGGGMVPSQEMAAYLAKSSV
- a CDS encoding helix-turn-helix transcriptional regulator, coding for MNHQYQVTVFRSEQLQTLRNVRILSPSIIQIITGSKRLFWKNSSTELTHSELLLCEASASLSFENMPHKGRFLSRVFSFYFQPTQVMLDFSERRSDELGLATVEADRSLQDSLSALFTFDRQSMSKETQQFWLQGLYQQLAEKGVLHRLFTSSNISFSQKLSHYLSHSPDEKHPLESVAEHFAMSRTTLIRKLKLEGMQYREVLAEVRLSHALYLMQCGQHNVAMLAQSCGYQSEGRFSQRFKGKFGVSPSEYIKTVAGNKVATP
- a CDS encoding YbhB/YbcL family Raf kinase inhibitor-like protein, which gives rise to MKTTSKSILAMSILAAGAAQAFELTSSDIQEGHPMAKTFEYSSWGCDGDNLSPQLMWKDAPEGTKSFAITAYDPDAPTESGFWHWVAFDIPSSVKELPRGVDISKLGGKESRIDYGTIGFGGACPPENDGMHRYQFTVWALPTDKLNLDENTSSAVVGFTLDSMALDKARLTTTYTR